In Pseudomonas flavescens, the sequence TTGTCGGAACAGCTGCCGCACTCGCCATTGCTCAACTGCGGGCTGTCCTGCAGGGCGCAGAACAGCAGGAAAGCATCGAGGAAGCGCGATTCGGTGAGGTCGATGCCCAGCGGCAGGAACGGGTTGATGTCCAGGCAGCGGGCTTCCACGTACTGCACGCCACGGGCCACAAGCGCCTGAATCGGCCGCTCGCCGCTGTAGGTCACGCGTTTCGGGCGGATGTTGGAGTAGTACTCGTTTTCGATCTGCAGAATGTTGGTGTTGAGTTGCAGCCAGTCACCGTCCTTCTTGGTGCCGATGTCGACGTAGGGCGGGTAGGGCGTACCGACTGCCTGGCGCAGGCTGTCGGTGTAGCTGGCCAGGTCGTTGTAGCAGGGCGTCAGCCCGGCCTGGGCCTCGCTCTGATAACCCAGGTCGCTCATGCGCAGGCTGGTGGCATAGGGCAGATACAGGGTGTCGGCATCGAGTTCCTGCAACTGATGGGCACGGCCGCGCATGAAGTTCTTGTCCAGCGCCGGTGATGCGCCGAACAGGTACATCAGCAACCAGCTGTAGCGGCGGAAGTTGCGGATCAGCGCGATGTAGCGCGACGACTGATAGTCGCGGGCGCTGCGCGTGTCGCCTTCGGCCTGCTGCAGCACGGCCCACAGCTGCTCCGGCAGGGAGAAGTTGTAGTGAATGCCGGCGATGCACTGCATGGTCTTGCCGTAACGAAGGGCCAGCCCCTTGCGGTAGACGTACTTGAGCTGGCCGATATGCGAGTGACCATAGCGGGCGATCGGAATGGTCTCTTCGTCCGGCAGCGGGCCAGGCATCGACGGGCTCCACAGGAACTCGCCGTCGAGCTTGCTGTAGACGAAGCGGTGGATGCGGTCGAGCTCGTCCAGGGTGTCGCGCGGATCGACGGCGGTCGAGGTGATGAACTCGAGCAGTGACTCGGAATAATCCGTGGTGATCTGCGCGTTGGTGAGCGCCGAGCCGAGAGCGACCGGGTGCCCGCTCAGTGCCAGTTCGCCTTCGCTGTCGACGCGCAGGCACTCGCGCTCGATGCCGTGCAGGCACTGGGAAAGCAGGGAAAGGTTGGCGTGCTCACCGAGCAGTGCCAGACGGCGGGAGAACAGGTCGCTCAAGATTGCATTCCTTCACGCAGCGGTCGCCCCAATATGGGGGTGGATTCTGCACTCTACAAGGGGGCGAATGGCTGACGTTGGTCGTCTGGCGATAAGAGCGTGCATTCTAACGCTGCAAGGCGCTCTGGCGAAGGGCTGCCCGTGATGGAAGCCTGTCGGGCGACGCGACGGCCTGGCAGGCTGTTGGCAGGCAGGGCCAGCGTGTTCCCTACAGGCAGGCGAAGGTGGCCTGCGCCTTGGCGACCAGCTTGTCGTGCTGGTGCACTTCGGCTTCGATCACCTGGGTGCGACGTCCGGCATGTACCACCCAGGCCCGGCAGCTCAGTTCACCCTCGGTAACCCCGCGGATGTAGTTGACCTTGCACTCCAGGGTGACGCTGCTCGGCTCGCCGTCACTGAGGCTGTGGCTGGCCTGGCCCATGGCACTATCGATCAGCGAGAACAGCGCGCCGCCGTGCAGCTTGCCGTGCAGGTTGCGCAGGCCATCGTGCATGTTCAGGCGGATCACCGCTTCGCCGGCTTCGGCCTTGACGATCTGCAGGCCAAGCAGGCGCCCGAAGGCGCTGCTCTTGCCGACTTCTTCCATGGGCTGGTTCACAGGCTCACTTCCTCAGTTGCTTGGCGTTGGCGAACAGCGAAGCCATGGCGGCATTGGCCGGTGCAGGTTTTTCCTGGCCCGAATGGCGCTCGCTGCGTGGTGCCTGACCCCCCTTGCCGCCACCCTGGCGACCGCCGCCACGTGGCCCTTCGACTTTCTCGCCTGGCGTGTCGCCCATGCGCATCGACAGGGCGATGCGGTTGCGCGGGATGTCTACTTCCATGACCTTGACCTTGACCACGTCACCGGCCTTGACCGCCTCGTGCGGGTCCTTGATGAACTTCTCGGACAGCGCCGAGATATGCACCAGACCGTCCTGGTGAACACCGATATCGACGAAGGCGCCGAAGTTGGTGACGTTGGTCACCACGCCTTCGAGGATCATGCCCAGTTCGAGATCCTTGAGGGTTTCCACGCCTTCCTGGAACTCGGCGGTCTTGAACTCGGGGCGCGGGTCGCGGCCGGGTTTTTCCAGTTCGCTGAGGATGTCGCCCACGGTCACCAGGCCGAAGGTCTCGTCGGTGAACTTCTTCGGGTCCAGGCGCTTGAGAAAGCCGGCATCGCCGATCAGCGAGCGGATATCGCGGCCCGTGTCGACGGCGATGCGTTGCACCAGCGGGTAGGTTTCCGGGTGAACCGCCGAGGCATCGAGCGGGTTTTCACCGTTCATGACGCGCAGGAAGCCGGCAGCCTGTTCGAACGTCTTGTCGCCGAGGCGTGGGACCTTCTTCAGGGCGTCACGGGTCTTGAATGCGCCGTGGGCATCGCGGTGAGCGACGATGTTCTGCGCCAGGGTCGCATTGAGGCCGGAGATACGGGCCAGCAGTGCGCTGGAGGCGGTGTTGACGTCCACGCCGACGGCGTTCACGCAGTCTTCCACCACGGCGTCGAGGCTGCGAGCCAGCTTCAGCTGGGAGACATCGTGCTGGTACTGGCCCACGCCGATGGATTTCGGGTCGATCTTCACCAGTTCGGCCAGTGGGTCCTGCAGGCGACGGGCGATGGAGACGGCACCGCGCAGGGATACGTCGAGGTCCGGGAACTCTCTGGCAGCCAGCTCGGAGGCGGAATACACCGATGCACCGGCTTCGCTGACCATGATCTTGGTCATCTTCAGGCCTGGGTATTTCTTGATCAGTTCGATGGCCAGCTTGTCGGTCTCGCGGCTGGCGGTGCCGTTGCCGATGGCGATCAGGTCGACGCCATGCTTGGCGCACAGTCTGGCGAGCACGTTGAGGGTGCCGTCCCAGTCATTGCGCGGTGCGTGGGGGTAGACGGTGGCGGTATCCAGTACCTTGCCGGTGGCGTCGACCACGGCGACCTTGCAGCCTGTGCGCAGGCCCGGGTCGAGGCCCAGGGTCGCACGCGGGCCAGCCGGAGCGGCCAGCAGCAGGTCATGCAGGTTGCGGGCGAAGACGCTGATGGCTTCATCTTCGGCGCCCTCACGCAGTTCGCCCAGCAGGTCGGTTTCCAGGTGGGTGTAGAGCTTGACCTTCCAGGTCCAGCGCACCACTTCGCCCAGCCATTTGTCGGCGGCGCGGCCCTGGTTGGAGATGCCGAAACGCTCGGCGATCATGCCTTCGCACGGATGCAGGGTGCCCGGCAGTTCTTCGCCGACCTTGAGGCTGGCGCTGAGAATGCCCTCGTTGCGGCCACGGAAAATGGCCAGGGCGCGGTGCGACGGGGCGCCCTTGAACTTCTCGTCATGCTCGAAGTAGTCGCGGAACTTGGCGCCTTCCGCTTCCTTGCCGGCGATCACCCGGGCGCTCAGGGTGGCGTTGTCCTTGAGGTAGCCGCGCAGATTGCTGAGCAGGCTGGCGTCCTCGGCAAAGCGTTCCATGAGGATGTACTTGGCGCCCTCGAGCACCGCCTTGGTGTCGGCGAAGCCCTTCTCGGCATCGATGAAGCGCACGGCTTCGGTTTCCGGGGTCAGGTTCTGGTCATTGAACAATGCGTCCGCCAGCTCGCCAAGGCCGGCTTCCAGAGCGATCTGGCCTTTGGTGCGACGCTTCTGCTTGTACGGCAGGTAAAGATCTTCCAGGCGGGTCTTGGTGTCGGCGAGATTGATTTCGCGGGTCAGCTCCGGAGTCAGCTTGCCCTGTTCCTCGATGCTGGCGAGGATGCTGGCGCGGCGATCGTCGAGTTCGCGCAGGTAGCGCAGCCGCTCCTCCAGATTGCGCAGCTGGGTATCGTCGAGACTGCCGGTGACTTCCTTGCGGTAGCGTGCGATGAACGGCACGGTGGAGCCTTCGTCGAGCAGTGCGACAGCGGCGGCGACTTGTTGCGGGCGTACGCCCAGTTCTTCGGCGATACGGTTGTTGATGCTGAGCATAGAAGGAAAAATCCACCCTGGAACTACGAAAACCGGCCTCGCTCATGATCGGCCGGACGATAAAGCGGCGCATTATAGCCCCGCAAAGATGCGCTCAGGTCACCGACATGAGCAGCCGTGAGACCATCAAAGGAAACGAAGTGCGCCAAGGGCAGCGAAAAATCTGCTAACAATGGACAATACGTGGTCTATACGGCCTCTGAGCCATAATGCCGCGTTGAAGTCGGGCGCGTCGCGTCGCGGATTCTCGATCAAGGAGCCCCTATGAGCAGCACTGCAGCACAACCGGTCGAAGGTGAGAAAATCCTGATTGTCGACGACGATGCCCGTCTGCGGCGTCTGCTCGAACGTTTCTTCGACGAGCAAGGCTACCGCGTACGTGCGGTGGAGAACGTCGAGCAGATGGATCGCCTGCTTTCGCGCGAACTGTTCAACCTGGTGGTACTCGACCTGATGCTGCCAGGAGAAGACGGCATGAGTGCCTGTCGACGCCTGCGTGCCTCGAACAATCAGGTGCCGATCATCATGCTCACCGCCAAGGGCGACGAGGGCAGCCGTATTCAGGGCCTGGAACTGGGTGCTGACGATTACCTGGCCAAGCCGTTCAACCCGCGCGAGTTGCTGGCGCGGATCAAGGCCGTGCTGCGTCGTCAGGCACCGGTGGTGCCAGGTGCACCGGGCAGCGAGGACGAGAGCGTCACCTTTGGCGAGTATGAACTGTCGCTGGCGACACGGGAGCTGAAGAAGGGCGATGAAGTGCACATGCTCACCACTGGTGAGTTCGCCGTGCTCAAGGCGCTGG encodes:
- a CDS encoding PaaI family thioesterase; its protein translation is MEEVGKSSAFGRLLGLQIVKAEAGEAVIRLNMHDGLRNLHGKLHGGALFSLIDSAMGQASHSLSDGEPSSVTLECKVNYIRGVTEGELSCRAWVVHAGRRTQVIEAEVHQHDKLVAKAQATFACL
- the ompR gene encoding osmolarity response regulator transcription factor OmpR, whose amino-acid sequence is MSSTAAQPVEGEKILIVDDDARLRRLLERFFDEQGYRVRAVENVEQMDRLLSRELFNLVVLDLMLPGEDGMSACRRLRASNNQVPIIMLTAKGDEGSRIQGLELGADDYLAKPFNPRELLARIKAVLRRQAPVVPGAPGSEDESVTFGEYELSLATRELKKGDEVHMLTTGEFAVLKALVQHAREPLTRDKLMNLARGREWDALERSIDVQISRLRRLIEPDPSKPRYIQTVWGVGYVFVPDGNK
- the gshA gene encoding glutamate--cysteine ligase — translated: MSDLFSRRLALLGEHANLSLLSQCLHGIERECLRVDSEGELALSGHPVALGSALTNAQITTDYSESLLEFITSTAVDPRDTLDELDRIHRFVYSKLDGEFLWSPSMPGPLPDEETIPIARYGHSHIGQLKYVYRKGLALRYGKTMQCIAGIHYNFSLPEQLWAVLQQAEGDTRSARDYQSSRYIALIRNFRRYSWLLMYLFGASPALDKNFMRGRAHQLQELDADTLYLPYATSLRMSDLGYQSEAQAGLTPCYNDLASYTDSLRQAVGTPYPPYVDIGTKKDGDWLQLNTNILQIENEYYSNIRPKRVTYSGERPIQALVARGVQYVEARCLDINPFLPLGIDLTESRFLDAFLLFCALQDSPQLSNGECGSCSDNFLKVVKEGRRPGLHLHRQGGPVVLQSWAHELLDGIEAITRLLDGSQGGEAHASALQAQRAKIDDASLTPSAQVLAELQKGESFSAFSLRQSKRHAEHFRGQPLSAEQQAEFEQAAQRSLQEQAELEVHEDGDFDSFAAAYQASILALAV
- a CDS encoding Tex family protein, with the protein product MLSINNRIAEELGVRPQQVAAAVALLDEGSTVPFIARYRKEVTGSLDDTQLRNLEERLRYLRELDDRRASILASIEEQGKLTPELTREINLADTKTRLEDLYLPYKQKRRTKGQIALEAGLGELADALFNDQNLTPETEAVRFIDAEKGFADTKAVLEGAKYILMERFAEDASLLSNLRGYLKDNATLSARVIAGKEAEGAKFRDYFEHDEKFKGAPSHRALAIFRGRNEGILSASLKVGEELPGTLHPCEGMIAERFGISNQGRAADKWLGEVVRWTWKVKLYTHLETDLLGELREGAEDEAISVFARNLHDLLLAAPAGPRATLGLDPGLRTGCKVAVVDATGKVLDTATVYPHAPRNDWDGTLNVLARLCAKHGVDLIAIGNGTASRETDKLAIELIKKYPGLKMTKIMVSEAGASVYSASELAAREFPDLDVSLRGAVSIARRLQDPLAELVKIDPKSIGVGQYQHDVSQLKLARSLDAVVEDCVNAVGVDVNTASSALLARISGLNATLAQNIVAHRDAHGAFKTRDALKKVPRLGDKTFEQAAGFLRVMNGENPLDASAVHPETYPLVQRIAVDTGRDIRSLIGDAGFLKRLDPKKFTDETFGLVTVGDILSELEKPGRDPRPEFKTAEFQEGVETLKDLELGMILEGVVTNVTNFGAFVDIGVHQDGLVHISALSEKFIKDPHEAVKAGDVVKVKVMEVDIPRNRIALSMRMGDTPGEKVEGPRGGGRQGGGKGGQAPRSERHSGQEKPAPANAAMASLFANAKQLRK